The Lysinibacillus pakistanensis genome includes a window with the following:
- a CDS encoding phage tail protein yields the protein MIGVWGDVVFTVSDKKINTFDAFKRTETARWSKHDIHGQKSKAEYIGLEAGKVSFTMHFSAFHGVNPIVELDKFIKYARSGVAHTLIIGTKRVGVCKWYMPGTDQSWNHIDNRGNILTAGLNITMEEYV from the coding sequence ATGATTGGTGTATGGGGTGACGTAGTATTTACAGTGTCAGATAAAAAAATAAATACGTTTGATGCTTTTAAACGTACTGAAACGGCTCGTTGGTCGAAACATGACATCCATGGTCAGAAATCCAAAGCTGAATATATTGGATTGGAAGCAGGAAAAGTTTCGTTTACAATGCATTTTTCAGCCTTTCATGGGGTTAATCCAATTGTGGAATTGGATAAATTCATTAAATACGCAAGAAGTGGCGTAGCGCATACTTTAATAATTGGTACAAAACGTGTGGGCGTTTGCAAATGGTACATGCCTGGAACAGATCAATCATGGAATCATATTGATAATCGAGGAAACATTTTAACTGCAGGTTTAAATATTACAATGGAGGAATACGTATGA
- a CDS encoding baseplate assembly protein, translating into MTQVVLPEINFLTTDAQELVNEFITIYEQTEGRKLSQADPLRLIFLSAASVITKQNVAINDAAKQNLLYYARDKVLDHKGAEMTTSRLEATAATTTLRLHLSVPLTSSRIIEKGSLATSNEGAIFFATVEETAISPGVDYVDVELECTTKGEIGNGFAVGQINTLVKPLPYIGHIENITVSDGGAEREEDAPYKERIYMAPEKLTNAGSDGAYKYFAKSASALISDVYVYMPTPGCVDIKILMKDGKLPSPEIIDKVLNAVSGKRVRPLTDRVTAGAPTITAFDLDMSYFIETDAVDKTILHKKIQAAVDEWLVWQQSKIGRDINPSKLISLCIKAGAKRVDVRSPVFMVVEQGEVAQLDMLNVHFGGVEDD; encoded by the coding sequence ATGACACAAGTTGTTTTGCCTGAAATAAATTTTTTAACCACTGATGCACAAGAATTAGTCAATGAATTTATTACAATATATGAGCAAACGGAAGGGAGAAAACTCAGTCAAGCTGACCCACTAAGGCTCATTTTTTTATCAGCTGCTTCTGTCATAACCAAGCAAAATGTTGCAATTAATGACGCTGCCAAACAGAATTTATTGTATTATGCACGTGATAAAGTGTTGGATCATAAAGGTGCTGAAATGACGACTTCGCGTTTGGAAGCAACAGCAGCTACGACAACATTACGTTTACATTTATCGGTACCTCTTACTTCATCACGAATAATCGAAAAAGGTTCATTGGCTACTTCTAACGAAGGGGCTATTTTTTTTGCCACAGTTGAAGAAACGGCTATTAGTCCAGGTGTAGATTATGTAGATGTGGAGCTAGAATGCACAACAAAAGGTGAAATCGGAAATGGCTTTGCGGTTGGTCAAATTAACACCTTGGTTAAGCCGTTGCCTTATATCGGTCATATTGAAAATATAACTGTGTCTGATGGTGGGGCAGAGCGTGAGGAAGATGCTCCATATAAAGAACGTATTTATATGGCACCTGAAAAGCTTACGAATGCAGGGAGCGATGGTGCCTATAAATACTTTGCCAAAAGTGCTTCTGCATTAATCAGTGATGTTTATGTATATATGCCAACACCAGGTTGTGTTGATATTAAAATTCTAATGAAGGATGGAAAGCTTCCTTCTCCAGAAATTATAGATAAGGTTCTTAACGCTGTTAGTGGGAAAAGAGTACGCCCATTAACAGATCGTGTAACTGCAGGGGCTCCTACAATTACTGCATTTGATTTAGATATGTCCTATTTTATTGAAACAGATGCAGTTGATAAAACAATTTTACACAAAAAAATTCAGGCTGCTGTTGATGAATGGTTAGTATGGCAACAATCTAAAATTGGGCGTGATATTAACCCTTCAAAATTAATTTCTTTGTGTATCAAAGCAGGGGCTAAACGGGTGGATGTTAGAAGTCCTGTATTTATGGTAGTTGAACAGGGAGAAGTAGCACAATTGGATATGTTAAATGTGCATTTTGGTGGTGTAGAAGATGATTGA
- a CDS encoding phage tail protein I, with translation MIDLKKNTLIREIPDNLLVDEKVKNLATALQASLDKMLEWTDKINYTMNLENLDDAVLDHLLWEKHITWAEGLALATTRQQKINLIRSAIDLHRTKGTPYAIEKVLEAVGLKGEVLEWWQYDVDPYHFSVELQSRGKFTPLKDVRGLILHYKNTRSWFDGFVLLAINNEILFLNDSYQYPVFYETCGEFGPEALFWGTIEQLLNLNNDSYQYPVEYDVFEAHHTQLIDDEIRPQNDSYQYKVVYPTIGEMEPLEMTSHVNTCGLRILPNDYHYPYMYPICGEFYCEE, from the coding sequence ATGATTGATTTAAAAAAGAATACTCTTATACGCGAAATTCCCGATAATTTATTGGTTGACGAGAAAGTGAAGAACTTAGCAACAGCCTTGCAAGCATCCCTGGATAAAATGCTAGAGTGGACAGACAAAATCAACTATACAATGAACCTCGAAAACTTAGATGATGCGGTACTAGATCATTTATTGTGGGAAAAACATATTACCTGGGCCGAGGGGCTAGCCCTAGCCACAACACGGCAACAAAAAATTAATTTAATTCGATCTGCTATAGATTTACATCGCACAAAAGGCACACCATATGCGATTGAAAAAGTACTAGAAGCAGTTGGATTAAAAGGCGAAGTTTTAGAATGGTGGCAATATGATGTTGATCCTTATCATTTTAGTGTTGAGTTGCAATCGAGAGGTAAGTTTACACCTTTAAAAGATGTGCGAGGACTGATTCTACATTATAAAAATACACGTTCCTGGTTTGATGGATTTGTTCTCTTAGCCATCAACAACGAGATTTTATTTCTTAATGACAGTTATCAGTATCCTGTTTTTTATGAAACATGTGGCGAATTTGGTCCAGAAGCATTATTTTGGGGTACCATTGAACAATTATTAAATTTAAATAATGACAGCTATCAATATCCAGTCGAATACGATGTTTTTGAGGCACATCATACACAGTTAATTGATGATGAGATTAGGCCACAGAATGACAGTTATCAATACAAGGTTGTATATCCAACTATTGGTGAAATGGAACCACTAGAGATGACTTCTCATGTAAATACATGTGGATTAAGGATTTTACCTAACGACTATCATTATCCATATATGTACCCAATATGTGGCGAATTTTATTGTGAAGAATAA